One segment of Carya illinoinensis cultivar Pawnee chromosome 1, C.illinoinensisPawnee_v1, whole genome shotgun sequence DNA contains the following:
- the LOC122281540 gene encoding uncharacterized protein LOC122281540, with product MASMLTQLQTKLAQASQYMAKHGGARYKQLLEQNKQYIQEPPTIEKCQTLANELFYTRLASIHGRYESFWKEVDYVKYLLKNRQEMKLENAGIGVLFGLECLARFYGGEIVGRGFTLTGYHV from the exons ATGGCGTCAATGCTAACTCAGTTACAAACTAAGCTGGCTCAGGCTTCACAGTACATGGCCAAACATGGAGGTGCTCGCTACAAACAGTTATTGGAGCAGAACAAGCAATATATCCAAGAGCCACCCACCATTGAGAAGTGCCAAACGCTAGCTAATGAATTGTTTTACACTCGTCTTGCCAG TATTCATGGTCGTTATGAGTCCTTCTGGAAGGAAGTAGATTATGTCAAGTACCTATTGAAGAACAGGCAGGAGATGAAGTTAGAGAATGCTGGCATTGGTGTTCTGTTTGGACTTGAGTGCCTCGCCAGGTTTTATGGCGGTGAGATTGTGGGCAGGGGGTTTACGCTCACTGGTTATCATGTTTGA
- the LOC122281573 gene encoding dof zinc finger protein DOF3.1-like → MQDPATFQPIKPHFPEQELLKCPRCDSTNTKFCYYNNYNLSQPRHFCKNCRRYWTKGGALRNIPVGGGTRKNAKRGPKPKRSSSSSSSSSTASNSVVENRGPEHDPNRLYGSMVDQDRRMLDITGSFGSLLASNGQFSSLLEGLNPDGSGVKMLQMGEFAENLNSGHVLETGSVRNLGMDVQSDNNSESYLGLQSGDSSCWTDSNGWPDLSIYTPETRVAKRGA, encoded by the exons ATGCAAGACCCAGCAACATTCCAACCCATCAAACCCCACTTCCCAGAGCAAGAACTACTCAAATGTCCCCGCTGTGACTCCACAAACACCAAGTTCTGCTATTACAACAACTACAACCTTTCGCAGCCACGCCACTTTTGCAAGAACTGCAGGAGGTACTGGACAAAAGGCGGTGCGCTGAGAAACATCCCAGTTGGCGGTGGAACCCGTAAGAACGCAAAGCGGGGACCAAAACCAAAACGGTCTTCTTCGTCATCATCTTCATCGTCAACGGCATCAAATTCGGTGGTGGAGAATCGGGGTCCGGAGCATGACCCCAACCGTCTCTATGGCTCTATGGTGGATCAGGACCGTCGAATGCTGGATATTACGGGGAGCTTTGGTTCACTTCTGGCATCAAATGGGCAGTTTTCCAGTCTACTGGAGGGTCTGAATCCCGATGGGTCGGGTGTGAAAATGTTGCAAATGGGTGAGTTTGCAGAGAATTTGAATTCGGGTCATGTGTTGGAAACAGGTTCAGTTCGAAACCTGGGAATGGATGTGCAGAGTGATAACAATTCAGAGAGTTATTTAGGTCTGCAAAGTGGTGATTCAAGCTGCTGGACTGACAGCAATGGGTGGCCTGATCTTTCTATTTACACACCAG AAACTAGGGTGGCGAAGAGAGGAGCATGA
- the LOC122281568 gene encoding UPF0496 protein At3g49070 — MRKRISARFRKFISCTEAASGAINNSTPPDPAGLNLREEYANAFRTESYVEFWARVFSLSNADSTIPTNPTTAARLPSYRLFAEHLLDPDQPTITRILASASIQPPYQSILCDYFIQTANASLLCGLLLKDIDRTRVIHRSLRTTTLLTQADFVNPFVSTASSPTRVRAIQANCLRLLKQLESSRDKARVQLRLVNRLERGSAVFLVALTASVAVIVAAHVITLLVAMPGLIVASLELVSARGLARAMAQLDAAAKGTYILNRDLDTISQQVGRLNDELEHMRAMVKFWIERKEDELQANEEVARQLKKNDCSFRQQLDELEEHLYLCFMTINRARNLVVKEIMQQPG, encoded by the exons ATGAGGAAAAGAATTAGTGCTCGTTTCAGAAAATTTATTTCTTGCACCG AAGCTGCATCTGGGGCAATCAATAATAGTACTCCGCCCGACCCAGCCGGTTTGAACTTGCGCGAGGAATATGCAAATGCCTTTCGTACAGAGTCCTACGTTGAGTTTTGGGCACGCGTCTTTTCCCTATCCAATGCTGATTCTACCATTCCAACGAATCCAACCACTGCAGCTCGGCTCCCATCCTACCGCCTCTTTGCCGAACACCTCCTCGACCCGGACCAACCCACCATCACTCGTATCCTTGCTTCGGCCAGTATTCAACCCCCTTACCAATCCATTTTATGCGATTATTTTATCCAAACCGCCAATGCTTCTCTCCTATGTGGCCTGCTATTGAAAGATATTGACCGTACACGTGTCATACACCGCTCTCTTAGAACAACTACCCTACTGACCCAGGCCGATTTCGTCAACCCGTTTGTTTCAACCGCATCATCGCCCACTCGGGTTCGGGCTATTCAAGCCAACTGCCTCCGATTATTGAAACAACTCGAGTCAAGCCGTGACAAGGCTCGAGTCCAGCTTCGGCTTGTAAATAGATTAGAACGTGGCTCGGCTGTTTTTCTCGTGGCGTTGACTGCTTCAGTCGCTGTAATAGTCGCAGCTCATGTTATAACTTTACTCGTGGCCATGCCGGGTCTTATAGTGGCTTCACTAGAGTTGGTTTCCGCAAGGGGGCTAGCTCGTGCAATGGCTCAGCTCGATGCAGCCGCTAAGGGGACTTACATATTGAATAGGGATTTGGACACAATAAGCCAGCAAGTGGGGAGGCTGAATGATGAGCTGGAACACATGCGAGCAATGGTTAAGTTCTGGATTGAGAGAAAAGAGGACGAGCTTCAAGCCAATGAAGAAGTGGCGCGACAACTGAAGAAGAATGATTGCAGCTTTAGGCAGCAGCTGGATGAACTTGAGGAACATTTGTATCTGTGTTTCATGACCATAAACAGGGCTAGAAACCTAGTAGTAAAAGAGATCATGCAGCAGCCCGGATGA
- the LOC122281562 gene encoding ubiquitin carboxyl-terminal hydrolase 6-like produces the protein MITVSVKWQKELFKDVEIDTTQSPYVFKCQLYDLTGVPPVRQKIMVKGGLLKDDADWSALGVKEGQKLMMMGTADEIIKAPEKGPVFVEDLPEEELVVAMGHSAGLFNLGNTCYMNSTVQCLHSVPELKSALVKYSHSGRSNDVDQSSHMLTIATRDLFNELDKSVKPVAPMQFWMVLRKKYPQFGQLHNGVFMQQDAEECWTQLLYTLSQSLKSTGSSEIPDALKALFGIELVSRVHCQESGEESSETESVYSLKCHISQEVNHLHEGLKHALKSELEKASPSLGRSAIYLKESRINGLPRYLTIQFVRFFWKRESNQKAKILRKVDYPLELDVYDLCSDDLCKRLETPRQVLRDEEGIKLGLKARKDGVDGAGSKNDVKMSNVEGSSNGSGEPSNATSQEGGPSDRETHMTGVYDLVAVLTHKGRSADSGHYVAWVKQESGKWIEYDDDNPIAQREEDITKLSGGGDWHMAYICMYKARVIPM, from the exons ATGATTACAG TCAGTGTAAAATGGCAAAAGGAGCTGTTTAAAGATGTGGAAATTGATACCACCCAGTCTCCATATGTTTTCAAGTGCCAGCTGTATGATCTAACTGGGGTTCCTCCCGTAAGGCAGAAGATTATGGTTAAGGGTGGCTTACTGAAG GATGATGCAGATTGGTCGGCACTAGGAGTAAAAGAG GGTCAAAAATTAATGATGATGGGAACCGCAGATGAGATTATTAAGGCTCCAGAGAAGGGACCTGTTTTTGTGGAAGATCTTCCAGAAGAAGAGCTAGTGGTTGCCATG GGTCATAGTGCTGGTCTCTTTAATCTGGGAAACACCTGTTACATGAACTCCACAGTACAGTGTCTGCATTCTGTTCCAGAGTTGAAGTCAGCTTTGGTCAA GTACTCACACTCTGGAAGAAGCAATGATGTGGATCAGTCTTCTCATATGCTGACTATAGCAACACGTGATTTATTTAATGAGCTTGATAAAAGTGTCAAACCTGTGGCACCGATGCAATTTTGGATG GTGTTGCGTAAAAAGTATCCTCAATTTGGCCAGCTGCACAATGGTGTCTTCATGCAACAG GATGCTGAAGAATGTTGGACCCAGCTTTTATATACACTTTCTCAGTCTCTTAAATCAACTGGTTCTAG TGAAATTCCTGACGCTTTGAAGGCCCTCTTTGGCATTGAACTTGTTAGCAG GGTGCATTGTCAAGAGAGTGGTGAAGAAAGTTCAGAGACAGAATCAGTTTATTCTCTTAAATGCCACATATCGCAAGAGGTGAACCATTTGCATGAAGGACTAAAGCAT GCTTTAAAATCAGAATTGGAAAAGGCTTCTCCTTCCTTGGGGCGTAGTGCAATTTACTTGAAAGAGTCTCGTATCAATGGCCTACCAAG gtACTTGACCATTCAGTTTGTGCGTTTTTTCTGGAAGAGGGAATCAAATCAGAAGGCCAAAATTTTGCGG AAAGTAGATTATCCATTGGAGTTGGATGTTTATGATTTGTGTTCAGATGATCTCTGCAAAAGATTGGAAACTCCTCGCCAG gtGCTAAGGGACGAAGAAGGCATAAAACTTGGTCTGAAAGCAAGGAAGGATGGTGTGGATGGTGCTGGTTCAAAAAATGATGTCAAGATGTCTAATGTAGAG GGATCATCAAATGGAAGCGGTGAACCATCCAATGCTACATCCCAAGAAG GTGGTCCATCAGACAGGGAAACACACATGACTGGTGTTTATGATTTGGTCGCTGTGTTGACCCACAAGGGTAGGAGTGCTGACTCGGGGCATTATGTTGCTTGGGTCAAGCAAGAAAGCG GGAAATGGATCGAGTATGATGATGACAACCCAATTGCACAGCGGGAGGAAGACATCACTAAACTGTCTGGAGGAG GTGATTGGCACATggcttatatatgcatgtaCAAGGCCAGAGTCATCCccatgtga
- the LOC122281582 gene encoding NADP-specific glutamate dehydrogenase-like: MLLPGSGVGMNSTMDDMNLIQQAQRHHLVARELGEEIDLEIGHGDDDPSFANTPLIGGPPREPSSEGQDETKQMVMVSQLPSDDQDMLKMQPAKRKKKVVKRWREEWADTYKWAYVDVKEGTARIFCSVCREYGRKHRRNPYGNEGSRNMQMSALEEHNNSLLHKEALRLQMASKDKIIVDKPIYVKALMSKTAGSIVEAALKRDPHEVEFVQSVQEVVHALERVIAKNSHYVNIMERLLEPERIIIFRVPWVDDRGETHVNRGFRVQFNQALGPCRGGIRFHPSMTLSIAKFLGFEQTLKNALSPYKLGGAAGGSDFDPKGKSDNEIMRFCQSFMNEMYRYLGPDKDLPSEDMGVGTREMGYLFGQYRRLAGHFQGSFTGPRIFWSGSSLRTEATGYGLVFFAQLMLADVNKELKGLRCAVSGSGKIALHVLEKLIAYGALPITVSDSKGYLVDEDGFDYMKISFLRDIKAQQRSLRDYSKTYARSKYYDEAKPWNERCDVAFPCASQNEIDQADAISLVNSGCRILVEGSNMPCTPEAVDILRKANILIAPAMAAGAGGVVAGELELNHECNLVHWSPEDFESKLQEAIKQTYQRALKAAADFGYQKESPEALVHGAVISAFMTIAQAMNDQGCV, encoded by the exons ATGTTGCTACCAGGAAGTGGAGTAGGGATGAATTCCACAATGGATGATATGAACCTGATTCAGCAGGCACAGAGGCATCACCTAGTGGCTAGAGAATTAGGAGAGGAGATAGATTTAGAAATTGGCCATGGGGATGATGATCCTTCATTTGCTAACACCCCACTCATTGGTGGCCCACCCCGAGAACCTTCTTCAGAAGGGCAGGATGAGACCAAGCAGATGGTAATGGTTTCTCAGCTCCCCAGTGATGATCAAGATATGTTAAAGATGCAACCtgcaaaaaggaagaagaaggtcGTGAAAAGATGGAGAGAGGAATGGGCTGATACCTACAAATGGGCTTATGTTGATGTGAAAGAGGGGACAGCAAGAATTTTCTGCTCTGTATGTAGGGAGTATGGTCGGAAGCATAGAAGAAACCCCTATGGGAATGAAGGCAGTCGGAATATGCAGATGAGTGCACTGGAAGAGCACAACAATAGCTTGCTTCACAAAGAGGCTCTTCGTCTCCAGATGGCCTCTAAGGATAAGATTATTGTTGACAAGCCAATCTATGTTAAAG CTCTTATGTCAAAAACGGCTGGATCAATTGTTGAAGCGGCACTGAAAAGGGATCCTCATGAGGTTGAATTCGTACAATCAGTGCAGGAAGTTGTTCATGCTTTAGAAAGAGTGATTGCAAAGAATTCTCA TTATGTCAACATTATGGAGCGGTTATTAGAACCTGAGCGTATTATTATTTTCCGAGTGCCATGGGTTGATGATAGAGGTGAGACACATGTCAACAGAGGCTTTCGGGTTCAATTTAACCAAGCATTGGGTCCATGTAGGGGTGGTATTCGTTTTCATCCATCAATGACCTTAAGTATTGCCAAGTTCCTTGGTTTTGAACAG ACTTTAAAGAATGCCTTATCTCCATACAAACTAGGAGGTGCAGCAGGTGGAAGCGATTTTGATCCAAAAGGAAAGAGTGATAATGAG ATTATGCGCTTTTGCCAAAGTTTCATGAATGAGATGTATCGTTATTTGGGTCCTGACAAG GACCTTCCATCAGAGGATATGGGTGTTGGTACTCGGGAAATGGGGTATCTGTTTGGACAATATAGACGTCTAGCTGGTCATTTTCAG GGAAGTTTTACAGGGCCAAGGATATTTTGGTCTGGCTCTAGCCTCCGAACTGAAGCTACTGGCTATGGGCTG GTTTTCTTTGCACAGCTCATGCTTGCAGATGTGAACAAAGAACTCAAAGGATTAAG ATGTGCAGTAAGTGGTTCTGGAAAGATTGCACTGCATGTTCTGGAGAAGCTTATTGCATATGGTGCTCTTCCCATCACGGTATCCg ATTCGAAGGGGTATTTGGTGGATGAGGATGGATTTGATTacatgaaaatatcatttttgagAGATATCAAAGCCCAGCAGAGAAGTTTGAG AGACTATTCAAAGACTTATGCTCGATCTAAGTACTATGATGAAGCAAAACCTTGGAATGAAAGGTGTGATGTTGCATTTCCTTGTGCTTCCCAAAATGAAATTGATCAGGCTGATGCTATTAGTCTCGTCAATTCAGGTTGTCGTATACTAGTAGAAG GTTCAAACATGCCCTGTACCCCTGAGGCGGTTGACATTCTGAGAAAAGCTAATATTCTTATTGCTCCTGCAATGGCTGCTGGTGCTGGGGGG GTTGTTGCTGGAGAGCTTGAATTAAATCATGAGTGTAATTTGGTGCATTGGTCACCAGAGGACTTTGAGTCAAAATTACAG gaagcaataaaacaaacttACCAGAGAGCCCTGAAAGCTGCAGCTGATTTTGGTTATCAAAAGGAGAGTCCTGA AGCTTTGGTACATGGAGCAGTCATCTCTGCTTTTATGACTATTGCTCAAGCAATGAACGACCAAGGATGTGTATAG